The Plasmodium yoelii strain 17X genome assembly, chromosome: 1 genome contains a region encoding:
- a CDS encoding sorting assembly machinery 50 kDa subunit, putative, whose protein sequence is MEIDPQQKITDVTVNLEGINKIKKRRLEFIFKELKKSKNIEQVFYNIAQCNNKIVNLNIFEDYPIVKLNSLINSHIIIDYIFKEKKKNYIIGTNVNNRGEISGDIEINLPYIFKTINSIELKANISSLYTNNFSIRYILPYIKYCNNWKFIFETYISAFNNIKCGSYTIKTNSIKTNLIKKNHSIIWEINLNKIYHEINKNFIPSDNILKFNDNHIKNTIKYVYKKDELNYGKDNEQNQSNYTFYPTSGYYYEIENEISLPYCEANFFKNHLNFLYAKNIFKNLYSYIHFSNGIKYNYNKNKQYYLNKFNFTGSIGSSLIFRGFEYNSIGTTEKCFNFNAQNKNYDISYNYLGANFFTNIQLMFKYILNIQNINPMLFFYIQLGRLSDHFYFSFNQLKKDTRLSAGFGLMTYVQKNVALELSFNFPILHQLTDKTKFFQVGLNFKAAL, encoded by the coding sequence ATGGAGATAGACCCTCAGCAAAAAATAACTGACGTAACAGTAAACTTGGAaggaattaataaaattaaaaaaagaagattagaatttatatttaaagaattaaaaaaaagtaaaaatatagaacaaGTTTTTTACAATATTGCACAATGTAATAACAAAATAGTtaatttaaacatttttgAAGACTATCCAATTGTTAAATTAAATAGCTTAATAAAtagtcatataataatagattatatatttaaagaaaaaaaaaaaaattatattattggAACCAATGTTAATAATCGTGGTGAAATATCTGGAGATATCGAAATAAATTtaccatatatttttaaaacaataaatagTATTGAACTTAAAGCAAATATAAGTAGCTTATAtactaataatttttcaataCGATATATATTaccatatataaaatattgtaataattggaaatttatttttgaaacatatatatcagcatttaataatataaaatgtggATCCTATactataaaaacaaattctattaaaacaaatttaattaaaaaaaatcattcAATAATTTGGGAAATAAAtcttaataaaatatatcatgaaataaataaaaattttatccCATCAGATAATATTCTTAAATTTAATGATAACCATATTAAAAATAccataaaatatgtatataaaaaagatgaaCTAAATTATGGAAAAGACAATGAACAAAACCAAAGTAATTACACATTTTATCCAACTTCGGGATACTACTACgaaatagaaaatgaaatatctTTGCCTTATTGTGAAgcaaatttttttaaaaatcatttaaattttttatatgctaaaaatatatttaaaaacttatattcatatatacattttagtaatggaataaaatataattataataaaaataaacaatattatttaaataaattcaaTTTCACTGGTAGTATAGGAAGTTCTTTAATTTTTCGAGGGTTTGAATATAATTCTATTGGAACTACagaaaaatgttttaattttaatgcacaaaataaaaattatgatatttcTTATAACTATTTAGGTgctaatttttttactaatATACAACTTATGTTTAAatacatattaaatattcaaaatattaatcctatgttatttttttatatacaattaGGAAGATTAAGtgatcatttttatttttcttttaaccaattaaaaaaagatacTCGCCTTTCAGCAGGTTTTGGGCTTATGACATATGTTCAGAAAAACGTTGCTCTAGAACTTTCATTCAATTTTCCAATATTACATCAGCTTACTGACAAAACTAAGTTTTTCCAAGTTGGCTTAAATTTCAAAGCTGCCTTGTAG